The proteins below come from a single Zea mays cultivar B73 chromosome 8, Zm-B73-REFERENCE-NAM-5.0, whole genome shotgun sequence genomic window:
- the LOC109941954 gene encoding LOB domain-containing protein 13-like, whose amino-acid sequence MPTYGMPPPEFALPMPILAPPPPPPPPSQFPMGFQTPPASVAAPGDGSGQDDTTNSWVNTIFNTQSPAGGGGYSNHPDDGYD is encoded by the exons atgccgacatatgggatgccgcctccggagtttgcactgccaatgccaattttggcgcctccacctccgcctccgcctccgtcacaattccctatg ggatttcagacaccacccgcttcagttgccgcacctggagatgggtctggtcaggACGACACAACAAATTCGTGGGTGAACACCAttttcaacacgcagagtccagccggaggaggtggctaCTCGAACCATCCAGACGATGGATATGATTGA
- the LOC100194332 gene encoding uncharacterized protein isoform X3 gives MARKCSHCGNYGHNSRTCGLGLGLGHREIMLCEGGDDNNGRSGLRLFGVQVRIGGGGGAGSASMKKSYSMDCLQLAAPHACSSLVSSPSSSSLCSSSSPSSLLLSIDDGLQRGAADGYLSDGPHGRAVQERKKGVPWSEEEHRQFLAGLDKLGKGDWRGIARSYVPTRTPTQVASHAQKFFLRQSSMGKKKRRSSLFDMRQVPICENSASISDPLDVARHGVASADSERAAVDVDLMNSTTEGDDGRSRDVVSSASGAGTALRFPAAAAQTEPLHPSSSHGHGRGHHCSPLDLELGMSLPAPSVGT, from the exons ATGGCCAGGAAGTGCTCCCACTGTGGCAACTACGGCCACAACTCCAGGACCTGCGGACTAGGACTAGGACTAGGACACAGAGAAATAATGCTCTGCGAAGGTGGCGACGACAATAATGGCCGCAGCGGCCTAAGGCTCTTCGGAGTGCAGGTCCgtatcggcggcggcggtggcgcagGGTCGGCGTCCATGAAGAAGAGCTACAGCATGGACTGCCTGCAGCTCGCGGCTCCTCATGCTTGTTCGTCCCTCGTCTCGtccccgtcgtcgtcgtcgttgtgctcgtcctcgtccccgtcgtcgctgctgctgtcgATTGATGATGGGTTGCAGAGAGGGGCGGCCGATGGATACCTGTCTGATGGACCTCATGGCAGAGCTGTGCAGGAGAGGAAGAAAG GAGTTCCATGGAGCGAGGAGGAGCACAGGCAGTTCCTTGCCGGCCTGGACAAGCTGGGCAAGGGCGACTGGCGAGGCATCGCCAGGAGCTACGTGCCGACGAGGACCCCGACGCAGGTCGCCAGCCACGCGCAGAAGTTCTTCCTCCGGCAGAGCAGCATGGGGAAGAAGAAGCGCCGGTCCAGCCTCTTCGACATG CGGCAGGTGCCGATCTGCGAGAACAGTGCGAGCATCTCCGATCCGCTGGACGTGGCACGCCATGGCGTCGCCTCGGCAGACTCCGAGAGGGCGGCCGTGGACGTGGACCTGATGAATTCGACGACGGAGGGTGACGACGGCAGGAGCAGGGACGTCGTGTCGTCGGCGTCAGGTGCAGGGACCGCACTGCGGTTCCCGGCAGCGGCAGCTCAGACGGAGCCGCTGCATCCTTCGTCATCGCATGGCCATGGGCGCGGCCACCACTGCTCTCCGTTGGACCTGGAGCTGGGCATGTCCCTGCCCGCCCCATCCGTCGGAACGTGA
- the LOC100194332 gene encoding uncharacterized protein isoform X2 — protein MARKCSHCGNYGHNSRTCGLGLGLGHREIMLCEGGDDNNGRSGLRLFGVQVRIGGGGGAGSASMKKSYSMDCLQLAAPHACSSLVSSPSSSSLCSSSSPSSLLLSIDDGLQRGAADGYLSDGPHGRAVQERKKADVSKQKQYSGYIPTTPGVPWSEEEHRQFLAGLDKLGKGDWRGIARSYVPTRTPTQVASHAQKFFLRQSSMGKKKRRSSLFDMVPICENSASISDPLDVARHGVASADSERAAVDVDLMNSTTEGDDGRSRDVVSSASGAGTALRFPAAAAQTEPLHPSSSHGHGRGHHCSPLDLELGMSLPAPSVGT, from the exons ATGGCCAGGAAGTGCTCCCACTGTGGCAACTACGGCCACAACTCCAGGACCTGCGGACTAGGACTAGGACTAGGACACAGAGAAATAATGCTCTGCGAAGGTGGCGACGACAATAATGGCCGCAGCGGCCTAAGGCTCTTCGGAGTGCAGGTCCgtatcggcggcggcggtggcgcagGGTCGGCGTCCATGAAGAAGAGCTACAGCATGGACTGCCTGCAGCTCGCGGCTCCTCATGCTTGTTCGTCCCTCGTCTCGtccccgtcgtcgtcgtcgttgtgctcgtcctcgtccccgtcgtcgctgctgctgtcgATTGATGATGGGTTGCAGAGAGGGGCGGCCGATGGATACCTGTCTGATGGACCTCATGGCAGAGCTGTGCAGGAGAGGAAGAAAG CTGATGTTTCTAAACAAAAACAATACTCTGGATATATACCGACGACGCCAGGAGTTCCATGGAGCGAGGAGGAGCACAGGCAGTTCCTTGCCGGCCTGGACAAGCTGGGCAAGGGCGACTGGCGAGGCATCGCCAGGAGCTACGTGCCGACGAGGACCCCGACGCAGGTCGCCAGCCACGCGCAGAAGTTCTTCCTCCGGCAGAGCAGCATGGGGAAGAAGAAGCGCCGGTCCAGCCTCTTCGACATG GTGCCGATCTGCGAGAACAGTGCGAGCATCTCCGATCCGCTGGACGTGGCACGCCATGGCGTCGCCTCGGCAGACTCCGAGAGGGCGGCCGTGGACGTGGACCTGATGAATTCGACGACGGAGGGTGACGACGGCAGGAGCAGGGACGTCGTGTCGTCGGCGTCAGGTGCAGGGACCGCACTGCGGTTCCCGGCAGCGGCAGCTCAGACGGAGCCGCTGCATCCTTCGTCATCGCATGGCCATGGGCGCGGCCACCACTGCTCTCCGTTGGACCTGGAGCTGGGCATGTCCCTGCCCGCCCCATCCGTCGGAACGTGA
- the LOC100194332 gene encoding uncharacterized protein isoform X1, translating into MARKCSHCGNYGHNSRTCGLGLGLGHREIMLCEGGDDNNGRSGLRLFGVQVRIGGGGGAGSASMKKSYSMDCLQLAAPHACSSLVSSPSSSSLCSSSSPSSLLLSIDDGLQRGAADGYLSDGPHGRAVQERKKADVSKQKQYSGYIPTTPGVPWSEEEHRQFLAGLDKLGKGDWRGIARSYVPTRTPTQVASHAQKFFLRQSSMGKKKRRSSLFDMRQVPICENSASISDPLDVARHGVASADSERAAVDVDLMNSTTEGDDGRSRDVVSSASGAGTALRFPAAAAQTEPLHPSSSHGHGRGHHCSPLDLELGMSLPAPSVGT; encoded by the exons ATGGCCAGGAAGTGCTCCCACTGTGGCAACTACGGCCACAACTCCAGGACCTGCGGACTAGGACTAGGACTAGGACACAGAGAAATAATGCTCTGCGAAGGTGGCGACGACAATAATGGCCGCAGCGGCCTAAGGCTCTTCGGAGTGCAGGTCCgtatcggcggcggcggtggcgcagGGTCGGCGTCCATGAAGAAGAGCTACAGCATGGACTGCCTGCAGCTCGCGGCTCCTCATGCTTGTTCGTCCCTCGTCTCGtccccgtcgtcgtcgtcgttgtgctcgtcctcgtccccgtcgtcgctgctgctgtcgATTGATGATGGGTTGCAGAGAGGGGCGGCCGATGGATACCTGTCTGATGGACCTCATGGCAGAGCTGTGCAGGAGAGGAAGAAAG CTGATGTTTCTAAACAAAAACAATACTCTGGATATATACCGACGACGCCAGGAGTTCCATGGAGCGAGGAGGAGCACAGGCAGTTCCTTGCCGGCCTGGACAAGCTGGGCAAGGGCGACTGGCGAGGCATCGCCAGGAGCTACGTGCCGACGAGGACCCCGACGCAGGTCGCCAGCCACGCGCAGAAGTTCTTCCTCCGGCAGAGCAGCATGGGGAAGAAGAAGCGCCGGTCCAGCCTCTTCGACATG CGGCAGGTGCCGATCTGCGAGAACAGTGCGAGCATCTCCGATCCGCTGGACGTGGCACGCCATGGCGTCGCCTCGGCAGACTCCGAGAGGGCGGCCGTGGACGTGGACCTGATGAATTCGACGACGGAGGGTGACGACGGCAGGAGCAGGGACGTCGTGTCGTCGGCGTCAGGTGCAGGGACCGCACTGCGGTTCCCGGCAGCGGCAGCTCAGACGGAGCCGCTGCATCCTTCGTCATCGCATGGCCATGGGCGCGGCCACCACTGCTCTCCGTTGGACCTGGAGCTGGGCATGTCCCTGCCCGCCCCATCCGTCGGAACGTGA
- the LOC100194332 gene encoding uncharacterized protein LOC100194332 — protein MLCEGGDDNNGRSGLRLFGVQVRIGGGGGAGSASMKKSYSMDCLQLAAPHACSSLVSSPSSSSLCSSSSPSSLLLSIDDGLQRGAADGYLSDGPHGRAVQERKKGVPWSEEEHRQFLAGLDKLGKGDWRGIARSYVPTRTPTQVASHAQKFFLRQSSMGKKKRRSSLFDMVPICENSASISDPLDVARHGVASADSERAAVDVDLMNSTTEGDDGRSRDVVSSASGAGTALRFPAAAAQTEPLHPSSSHGHGRGHHCSPLDLELGMSLPAPSVGT, from the exons ATGCTCTGCGAAGGTGGCGACGACAATAATGGCCGCAGCGGCCTAAGGCTCTTCGGAGTGCAGGTCCgtatcggcggcggcggtggcgcagGGTCGGCGTCCATGAAGAAGAGCTACAGCATGGACTGCCTGCAGCTCGCGGCTCCTCATGCTTGTTCGTCCCTCGTCTCGtccccgtcgtcgtcgtcgttgtgctcgtcctcgtccccgtcgtcgctgctgctgtcgATTGATGATGGGTTGCAGAGAGGGGCGGCCGATGGATACCTGTCTGATGGACCTCATGGCAGAGCTGTGCAGGAGAGGAAGAAAG GAGTTCCATGGAGCGAGGAGGAGCACAGGCAGTTCCTTGCCGGCCTGGACAAGCTGGGCAAGGGCGACTGGCGAGGCATCGCCAGGAGCTACGTGCCGACGAGGACCCCGACGCAGGTCGCCAGCCACGCGCAGAAGTTCTTCCTCCGGCAGAGCAGCATGGGGAAGAAGAAGCGCCGGTCCAGCCTCTTCGACATG GTGCCGATCTGCGAGAACAGTGCGAGCATCTCCGATCCGCTGGACGTGGCACGCCATGGCGTCGCCTCGGCAGACTCCGAGAGGGCGGCCGTGGACGTGGACCTGATGAATTCGACGACGGAGGGTGACGACGGCAGGAGCAGGGACGTCGTGTCGTCGGCGTCAGGTGCAGGGACCGCACTGCGGTTCCCGGCAGCGGCAGCTCAGACGGAGCCGCTGCATCCTTCGTCATCGCATGGCCATGGGCGCGGCCACCACTGCTCTCCGTTGGACCTGGAGCTGGGCATGTCCCTGCCCGCCCCATCCGTCGGAACGTGA